In Carya illinoinensis cultivar Pawnee chromosome 10, C.illinoinensisPawnee_v1, whole genome shotgun sequence, one DNA window encodes the following:
- the LOC122278235 gene encoding lectin-domain containing receptor kinase VI.3-like, translating into MHANSMALSLPFLAFLCLILFPHHVAQSENVEFVFHGFKGQEANLTTEGASIIKPSGLLRLTNRSNFATGHAFYTKPVPINNSNSSSSSSPNDYSFSTSFVFCIIPPGSGRGGHGFAFILSPSKLLPGAQDEHYLGIFNESNDGNSSNHIFAVEFDTVKGYKEPSDTEGNHVGININGMSSMAAKPAAYSDKGNVQNEEEIKLESGDPILAWIEYDGQQKVVNVTISPATQAKPSKPLISLPQDLTSVLMDSMYVGFSASTGEKSSSHYILGWSFSTKGVAPTLNFSQLPEPPPKEKSPSSFKPQVTAVIATLSVLTIILLGSLFVLTLYKRLAHARHEILEDWELDCPHRFKYRDLYAATNGFKESEVIGVGGFGAVYKGILPATGSEVAVKKIVRNSTRGMREFAAEIESLGRLRHKNLVNLQGWCKHKNDLLIVYDYIPYGSLDSLIYKPKNNFVLSWEKRFDILKGIASGLLYLHEEWEKVVIHRDVKSSNVLIDAEMNPRLGDFGLARLYDHDKLSHTTNVVGTIGYIAPELARTGKVSTSSDVFAYGVLLLEVVTGRRPIESSNFILVDWVMESYQMGQILNPVDPRLNTIYVVEEVELVLELGLLCSHPRQGARPTMRQVTRYLSGDEPLPTINDDWSSLESHGFSEMNTRMLEGISTIDTMNITTSSLSATSTGGISTSSLHHGR; encoded by the coding sequence ATGCATGCTAATTCCATGGCTTTATCACTTCCTTTTTTGGCTTTCCTATGTCTGATCTTATTTCCTCATCATGTTGCTCAATCTGAAAACGTTGAATTCGTCTTTCATGGATTCAAAGGTCAGGAAGCAAACCTCACCACAGAGGGAGCCTCTATTATCAAGCCCAGTGGTTTACTTCGGCTCACCAATCGATCAAACTTTGCTACAGGCCATGCATTCTATACCAAACCGGTTCCGATCAATAACAGTAATAGTTCTTCTTCGTCATCCCCAAACGATTATTCTTTCAGCACATCTTTCGTTTTTTGCATAATCCCCCCAGGCTCCGGCAGAGGTGGTCATGGTTTTGCTTTCATTTTGTCTCCCTCCAAGCTACTTCCTGGAGCTCAGGATGAGCATTACCTTGGAATTTTCAATGAATCAAACGATGGAAATTCTTCCAATCATATCTTTGCTGTTGAATTTGACACGGTTAAAGGGTATAAAGAGCCTTCCGATACTGAAGGAAACCATGTGGGTATCAACATCAATGGCATGTCTTCCATGGCAGCTAAACCAGCTGCTTATAGTGACAAGGGCAATGTACAaaacgaagaagaaataaaattggAGAGCGGTGACCCTATTCTTGCCTGGATAGAATATGATGGCCAGCAAAAAGTTGTGAATGTAACAATATCTCCAGCAACGCAAGCGAAACCGAGCAAACCCCTCATTAGTCTGCCACAAGATCTGACTTCGGTTCTTATGGATAGCATGTATGTCGGTTTCTCCGCATCAACGGGCGAGAAATCAAGCTCTCATTACATCTTAGGATGGAGTTTTTCGACGAAAGGAGTTGCTCCTACACTAAATTTTTCACAACTTCCTGAGCCACCTCCAAAGGAGAAAAGTCCATCATCTTTCAAACCCCAAGTTACTGCAGTGATTGCCACTTTATCTGTTTTAACGATTATTTTGCTGGGAAGTCTGTTTGTTCTCACCTTGTACAAAAGGTTGGCGCATGCGCGGCATGAGATTCTCGAGGATTGGGAGTTGGATTGTCCTCACAGGTTCAAATACAGGGATCTTTATGCAGCGACCAATGGTTTCAAAGAGAGTGAGGTTATTGGAGTTGGAGGCTTCGGTGCAGTCTACAAAGGTATTTTACCTGCCACTGGAAGCGAAGTTGCAGTAAAGAAGATAGTGCGTAACTCAACCCGTGGAATGAGAGAATTTGCAGCTGAGATTGAGAGCTTGGGAAGGTTGAGACACAAGAACTTGGTCAATCTCCAAGGTTGGTGCAAGCATAAAAACGATCTGCTTATAGTCTACGACTATATTCCATACGGTAGCCTTGATTCACTCATTTACAAACCCAAGAACAACTTTGTTTTGAGTTGGGAAAAAAGATTCGACATCCTTAAAGGCATAGCTTCTGGATTACTATATCTGCACGAGGAATGGGAGAAAGTGGTAATCCACCGAGACGTGAAGTCCAGCAACGTGTTGATAGATGCTGAAATGAATCCCCGGCTAGGCGACTTTGGCCTTGCCAGGCTATATGATCATGACAAGTTATCACACACCACCAATGTCGTCGGCACGATCGGATATATCGCGCCAGAATTGGCTCGTACCGGCAAGGTATCCACAAGTTCCGATGTGTTTGCATATGGGGTTTTGCTCCTTGAAGTGGTCACCGGGAGAAGACCAATAGAGTCGAGCAATTTCATTTTGGTGGACTGGGTAATGGAAAGCTATCAAATGGGTCAAATTCTGAACCCAGTTGATCCAAGGTTGAACACCATTTACGTGGTTGAAGAGGTAGAGTTGGTTTTGGAATTGGGTTTACTTTGTTCCCATCCCAGGCAAGGAGCTAGGCCTACCATGAGACAAGTTACACGGTATCTCAGTGGGGATGAACCGCTTCCCACCATTAATGATGACTGGAGCTCTCTCGAGTCTCATGGCTTCAGTGAAATGAACACGAGAATGTTAGAAGGCATTTCTACTATTGATACCATGAATATCACAACTTCCTCTCTTTCGGCAACTAGCACTGGGGGCATCTCTACCAGCTCCTTACACCATGGAAGataa